From one Rhodamnia argentea isolate NSW1041297 chromosome 1, ASM2092103v1, whole genome shotgun sequence genomic stretch:
- the LOC115743883 gene encoding probable ribose-5-phosphate isomerase 3, chloroplastic — MSSAASSSSSSLSAFSTASRHGRRLILRTPKTLNLRAPSSTPKPLSIRAHSSPSPSPPLTQDDLKKIAADKAVGFVRSGMVLGLGTGSTAAFVVAKLGQLLKSGELSDIVGIPTSKRTEEQARGLGIPLSVLDDHPRLDLAIDGADEVDPDLNLVKGRGGALLREKMVEAASEKFVVVVDETKLVSGLGGSRLAMPVEVVQFCWKYNLVKLQELFKEEGCEAKLRLNRDGKPYVTDNSNYIVDLYFETPIKDSLAAGKEISAFEGVVEHGLFLDMATVAIIAGKNGVEVKSK; from the exons ATGtcctccgccgcctcctcctcttcctcctccctaTCTGCCTTCTCCACCGCTTCCCGCCACGGCCGCCGTCTTATCCTGCGCACCCCCAAGACCCTTAACCTGCGCGCCCCTTCCTCAACTCCAAAGCCCCTCTCCATCAGGGCCCACTCCTCCCCATCCCCATCCCCTCCCCTCACCCAGGACGACCTCAAGAAGATCGCCGCCGACAAGGCCGTGGGCTTCGTACGCAGCGGCATGGTCCTCGGCCTCGGCACCGGCTCCACCGCCGCCTTCGTCGTGGCCAAGCTCGGCCAACTCCTCAAGTCCGGCGAGCTGTCGGACATCGTCGGGATCCCGACGTCGAAGCGCACCGAGGAGCAGGCCCGGGGGCTCGGCATCCCGCTCTCGGTCCTCGACGACCACCCGCGACTCGACCTGGCCATCGACGGCGCCGACGAGGTGGACCCAGATTTGAACCTGGTGAAGGGGAGGGGTGGGGCACTCCTGAGGGAGAAGATGGTGGAGGCGGCGAGTGAGAAgttcgtggtggtggtggatgaGACCAAGCTGGTAAGTGGGCTTGGCGGGAGTAGATTGGCAATGCCGGTTGAGGTGGTGCAGTTCTGCTGGAAGTACAATTTG GTAAAGCTTCAAGAATTGTTCAAGGAAGAAGGCTGCGAGGCGAAGCTGAGGTTAAATCGGGACGGGAAGCCCTACGTCACGGATAATTCAAATTACATTGTGGACTTGTACTTTGAAACTCCAATCAAGGACAGCTTAGCTGCAGGAAAGGAGATATCGGCATTCGAAGGGGTGGTCGAACACGGATTGTTTCTCGACATGGCAACAGTGGCGATAATTGCCGGAAAGAATGGTGTAGAAGTAAAGTCCAAGTGA
- the LOC115743885 gene encoding uncharacterized protein LOC115743885, translated as MVMASSKLTASFGVLVLLPIAALGYPWNPFNVKMCDVVNCGKGTCVENSNSPFDFVCECDAGWKRTRLANEDNLKFLPCVIPNCSLDYSCMPAPPPLPPVPYNVSFFDPCYWTYCGGGTCTNSTSYDHICQCSPGYSNLMNISVYPCFSDCAIGADCAKLGVKVSSLTSTQGSSSDGGSHARSFPPGTIIWMAILATSLALVLKK; from the exons ATGGTCATGGCTTCCTCCAAGTTAACAGCTTCCTTCGGTGTGCTTGTGCTGCTACCAATTGCTGCTTTAGGATACCCTTGGAATCCTTTTAATG TGAAGATGTGTGATGTGGTGAACTGTGGAAAAGGGACCTGTGTAGAGAACTCGAACTCCCCTTTCGACTTTGTCTGCGAGTGCGATGCCGGTTGGAAGAGGACGCGCCTGGCCAATGAAGACAATCTCAAGTTCCTCCCTTGTGTCATTCCCAACT GTTCGCTTGATTACTCTTGCATGCCGGCTCCTCCGCCGCTCCCGCCGGTCCCATACAACGTGTCTTTCTTTGACC CTTGCTACTGGACCTATTGCGGGGGAGGAACATGCACAAATTCAACATCATACGATCATATATGTCAGTGCAGTCCCGGATACAGCAATCTGATGAACATCAGCGTTTACCCTTGCTTCAGCGATT GTGCTATTGGAGCCGATTGCGCCAAGCTCGGAGTCAAAGTGTCCAGCTTGACCAGCACACAAGGTTCTTCCTCAGATGGCGGGAGTCACG CTCGCTCATTCCCGCCTGGGACGATTATTTGGATGGCCATCCTCGCCACATCTCTGGCTTTGGTCCTGAAGAAGTAG